One window of Marinobacterium aestuarii genomic DNA carries:
- a CDS encoding copper chaperone PCu(A)C, whose amino-acid sequence MPQLLPRAGLLSTLLTSLLCTTSAFAEVQAQDGYVRAVPPGHSISAAYLTLHNNSASPVQLDSAQTDSAGTTELHQTRQQDGVMRMRAAQQVEIPAGAEYRLQPGGDHLMLIDLTQPLNAGDEVSLQLNFSDGQQLQLTLPVRSPMEETHAANPQGASHGESHDSTQDPAHKKAESMTHSHGTEQHSH is encoded by the coding sequence ATGCCACAGCTACTGCCCCGCGCCGGCCTGCTCTCAACGCTACTGACCAGCCTTCTCTGTACAACCTCCGCCTTCGCCGAGGTTCAGGCACAGGACGGCTACGTGCGGGCTGTACCGCCCGGACACAGCATCAGTGCGGCCTACCTGACGCTGCACAACAATTCCGCCAGCCCGGTACAGCTGGACAGCGCCCAAACCGATAGCGCCGGCACCACTGAGCTACACCAGACCCGGCAGCAGGATGGCGTCATGCGTATGCGCGCGGCGCAGCAGGTGGAAATCCCCGCAGGAGCTGAATATCGCCTGCAGCCCGGCGGCGATCACCTGATGCTGATCGATCTGACACAGCCCCTCAATGCCGGCGACGAGGTAAGCTTGCAGCTGAACTTCAGTGACGGACAACAGCTGCAGCTCACCCTGCCGGTTCGCTCTCCCATGGAGGAAACACATGCTGCAAACCCACAGGGCGCCTCTCATGGCGAATCACATGACTCGACACAAGACCCGGCACACAAAAAGGCGGAATCCATGACCCATTCACATGGCACAGAACAGCACAGCCACTAA
- a CDS encoding SCO family protein: protein MNKNLKTLRILLIMSVLLLAGIASAILLRPAPVEQTLGTRLGGDFSLMAATGPVTLTDFRGYPSVLYIGYASCPDVCPTSLAVMAQGFRRLDPSDQDRVRGIFISVDPKRDTPEALAAYSAFFHPSLVGLTGSRAQIDAVTKSYGAYYRISEQTDSALAYSVDHSSRLYLIDSDGQLLEVLSDTISPDELAAKLRALL from the coding sequence ATGAACAAGAACCTGAAGACATTGCGTATCCTGCTAATCATGAGCGTCCTGCTGCTGGCGGGCATTGCCAGTGCCATCCTGCTGCGCCCGGCCCCCGTCGAACAGACCCTGGGCACACGCCTGGGAGGGGATTTCAGCCTAATGGCGGCCACAGGACCGGTGACGCTGACTGACTTTCGCGGCTACCCCAGCGTGCTCTATATTGGCTACGCCTCCTGCCCCGATGTCTGCCCCACCTCTCTGGCCGTGATGGCCCAGGGTTTTCGTCGCCTCGACCCGAGCGATCAGGATCGGGTACGCGGTATTTTTATCAGCGTCGATCCAAAACGCGATACGCCCGAAGCACTGGCAGCCTACAGTGCCTTTTTTCACCCCAGCCTGGTGGGGCTGACCGGCAGCCGGGCGCAAATCGATGCGGTGACCAAAAGCTACGGCGCCTACTATCGCATCAGCGAACAGACGGACTCAGCCCTGGCGTACAGCGTCGATCACAGCTCACGCCTGTATCTGATCGACAGTGATGGACAGTTGCTTGAGGTACTGAGCGACACAATCAGCCCGGATGAGCTGGCCGCCAAACTGCGCGCGCTGCTCTGA
- a CDS encoding EAL domain-containing protein: MTDSFRPLRLTMLILSLLLLLSVVSYGWFSWNEVRRNVTQDLQQQNAAFIDQTETFFRLQEQLLLSAGSPLVQDNRLRRSELQAALDMLSATVPQIRGLGVLDRRGELLLGVGADMAADLSLTSSDAITQARYTEHLKLGAAFRLDVDSVALLPAFLALPDKDGNVLALLVALYSINGQDSIWQNVQRRYGANLWLLADDGKLRYAHPMTGGMLRDLATMKVDTQTLAELQLRGGYGMSGDAFSLALNDESVVVQSQLLPQYQFVSAAFLPLRQLFWLWLGKVQSVGTVVALFLLVALLVYRLIWLAGTRLVNARITAESNLLKLSQAIEQSQDSVVVTDSSWCIEYANRRFEGEVKQDEARLKGVPVTNFSPHDMLRDDLQQIQGKVLDNGSWCGERQRAGTEQWYEFSISLVEISESDDVSFILIGQDISERKAAEALLYQQANFDSLTQLPNRRRASELITQALEQAWSSQSEVALLYLDLDNFKQINDTFGHLFGDQVLVRVAQRLQQVLGADGSLAHMSGDEFLIHFSFQNRSQIEQVAGNILAAFRAPLPLQGKNLSMSISIGISRYPVDSPDAQGLIRDADLALYESKRCGRGRFTFFDAELDKRMKRRLEIEHQLPIALKSGELFMVYQSKNSIESGEILGFEALMRLNSRSLGAVGPAEFIEIAEENGFIEELGRFALRQGCEDLARFQAIGGRSLTMAINVSVRQLLDDSIVGYTRQMITDNRLDPATLELEITESLLAENLALVMPRLEQLRALGLSLTIDDFGTGYSSLSYLTRFPVATLKIDKCFIDELEKHANDATVVRTIIQMGHALGLKVVAEGLELESQWRILRQFGCDVGQGYLFSKPLDFDQAERLLQTTAKIPLLRPAREDH, from the coding sequence ATGACCGATAGTTTCAGGCCCTTGCGCCTAACGATGCTGATCTTGTCGCTGCTGCTGCTGCTGTCTGTCGTTTCCTACGGCTGGTTCAGCTGGAACGAGGTGAGGCGCAACGTGACGCAGGATCTGCAGCAGCAGAACGCGGCCTTTATTGATCAGACCGAGACGTTTTTCCGCCTGCAGGAACAGTTGCTGCTGTCTGCAGGATCTCCGCTGGTGCAGGATAACCGTCTGCGCCGTTCCGAGTTGCAGGCGGCGCTGGATATGTTGTCTGCTACTGTGCCGCAAATTCGTGGGCTGGGTGTGCTTGATCGTCGCGGCGAGCTGCTGCTGGGGGTGGGCGCTGACATGGCGGCGGATCTCAGTCTGACCTCAAGTGATGCCATCACCCAGGCGCGCTATACCGAACACCTCAAGCTGGGGGCGGCCTTTCGTCTTGATGTCGATTCAGTCGCGCTCTTGCCCGCCTTTCTGGCTCTGCCCGACAAGGACGGCAATGTGCTGGCGCTGCTGGTGGCGCTGTACAGCATCAATGGGCAGGATTCGATCTGGCAAAACGTGCAGCGTCGATACGGCGCCAACCTCTGGTTGCTGGCGGATGATGGCAAGCTGCGCTATGCCCACCCCATGACGGGAGGCATGTTGCGTGATCTTGCCACTATGAAGGTCGATACCCAGACACTTGCAGAACTGCAGCTGCGCGGTGGCTATGGCATGAGTGGCGATGCCTTTTCGCTGGCTCTCAATGATGAATCGGTGGTGGTGCAGTCGCAGTTGCTGCCGCAGTATCAGTTTGTCTCCGCTGCCTTTCTGCCGCTGCGTCAGCTGTTCTGGCTTTGGCTCGGCAAGGTGCAGTCCGTGGGCACCGTGGTGGCGTTGTTTCTGCTGGTCGCGCTGCTGGTCTATCGCTTGATCTGGCTGGCCGGTACACGGCTGGTCAATGCCCGTATCACCGCCGAGAGTAATCTGCTGAAGTTGTCCCAGGCGATTGAGCAGAGCCAGGACAGCGTTGTGGTGACCGACAGTAGCTGGTGTATCGAATATGCCAACCGTCGCTTCGAGGGGGAGGTCAAGCAGGATGAGGCTCGCCTCAAGGGGGTGCCGGTCACGAACTTTTCCCCCCATGACATGCTGCGTGACGATCTGCAGCAGATTCAGGGCAAGGTGCTGGACAACGGCAGCTGGTGCGGCGAGCGCCAGAGGGCCGGTACCGAGCAATGGTATGAGTTTTCGATTTCGCTGGTGGAAATTTCCGAGTCGGACGATGTCAGTTTTATCCTGATCGGTCAGGATATTTCCGAGCGCAAGGCCGCAGAAGCATTGCTCTACCAGCAAGCCAATTTCGATTCACTGACGCAATTGCCCAACCGGCGCCGGGCCAGCGAGCTGATTACACAGGCGCTGGAGCAGGCCTGGAGTAGCCAAAGTGAAGTGGCGCTACTGTATCTGGATCTGGACAACTTCAAGCAGATTAACGATACCTTCGGACATTTGTTCGGTGATCAGGTGCTGGTCAGGGTCGCTCAGCGCCTGCAGCAGGTGTTGGGTGCTGATGGCAGCCTGGCGCACATGAGTGGCGATGAATTCCTGATCCATTTCAGCTTTCAGAACAGGTCCCAGATCGAACAGGTGGCGGGCAATATACTCGCGGCCTTTCGCGCACCCCTGCCGTTGCAGGGCAAGAATCTGAGCATGTCGATCAGTATTGGCATATCGCGCTATCCGGTCGACAGCCCCGATGCTCAGGGGCTGATTCGTGATGCCGACCTTGCGCTCTATGAGTCCAAGCGTTGTGGTCGCGGTCGTTTTACCTTTTTTGATGCCGAGCTCGACAAGCGCATGAAACGCCGGCTCGAGATTGAACATCAGCTGCCCATTGCGCTGAAGAGCGGCGAACTCTTTATGGTGTACCAGAGCAAGAACTCGATCGAAAGCGGCGAGATTCTGGGCTTTGAGGCCCTGATGCGTCTGAACAGTCGCTCGCTGGGTGCGGTCGGTCCCGCCGAGTTTATTGAGATCGCCGAGGAAAACGGGTTTATCGAGGAGCTGGGTCGCTTTGCGCTTAGGCAGGGCTGTGAGGATCTGGCCCGGTTTCAGGCCATTGGCGGCCGTTCGCTGACCATGGCCATCAATGTGTCGGTGCGTCAGCTGCTGGATGATTCGATTGTCGGCTATACCCGCCAGATGATAACCGATAACCGTCTTGATCCGGCGACGCTGGAGCTCGAAATCACCGAGTCACTGCTGGCCGAAAACCTGGCGCTGGTAATGCCGCGCCTCGAACAGCTACGTGCGCTGGGTCTGTCCCTGACGATCGACGACTTTGGCACCGGCTACAGTTCCCTTAGCTATCTGACCCGCTTCCCGGTGGCAACGCTCAAGATCGACAAGTGCTTCATCGACGAGCTGGAAAAACACGCCAACGATGCCACCGTGGTACGTACCATTATCCAGATGGGCCATGCGCTTGGGCTGAAGGTGGTCGCTGAAGGGCTGGAGCTTGAATCCCAGTGGCGCATCCTGCGCCAGTTCGGCTGCGACGTTGGGCAGGGGTATCTGTTTTCAAAACCGCTTGACTTTGACCAGGCCGAGCGACTGCTGCAGACCACGGCAAAGATTCCGCTGCTGCGCCCGGCCAGGGAAGATCACTGA
- a CDS encoding CobW family GTP-binding protein yields the protein MTDKIPVNIITGFLGVGKTTAINALLAQKPADERWAVLVNEFGQIGVDKAAMPDADGLHIKELAGGCICCALGPALRAGLATLIRSAKPQRLIIEPTGLGHPEGIIDTLQSGSFKDVLDLRAIICLLDPQLLEDPRVMAHETFQDQLNLADIVVLNKLDLASPALIDKALQGLQGLFPPKQRIEQARQGRFPIELLDLIRDDTLAAQFPDSHSQQAMQPGPSTATTAQPLLLPEAGQPIRRIGQGTDFVSCGWVFHRDEVFDYDRLEVVLNGLEGALRVKGAFRIGYVWVFYNRVLEQHDIDKIAWRRDSRVEIIAREALDWDLIERQLQRCIEPR from the coding sequence ATGACCGACAAAATCCCCGTCAATATCATCACCGGCTTCCTCGGAGTCGGCAAAACCACGGCCATCAACGCGCTGCTGGCCCAGAAGCCCGCCGATGAGCGCTGGGCAGTACTGGTCAATGAATTCGGTCAGATCGGCGTCGACAAGGCCGCCATGCCCGATGCCGATGGCCTGCATATCAAGGAACTGGCCGGCGGCTGCATCTGCTGCGCCCTGGGACCTGCCCTGCGGGCGGGACTCGCCACCCTGATTCGCAGCGCCAAGCCCCAGCGCCTGATCATCGAACCCACCGGCCTTGGCCACCCCGAGGGCATTATCGACACCTTGCAAAGCGGCAGCTTCAAAGACGTGCTGGATCTGCGTGCCATCATTTGCCTGCTGGATCCGCAGCTACTGGAAGACCCACGGGTCATGGCCCATGAAACCTTCCAGGATCAGCTCAACCTGGCCGATATCGTAGTGCTTAACAAACTCGACCTCGCCTCCCCCGCCCTGATCGACAAGGCACTGCAAGGGCTCCAGGGCCTGTTTCCGCCCAAGCAGCGCATTGAACAGGCACGCCAGGGCCGCTTCCCCATTGAGCTACTGGATCTGATCCGCGACGATACCCTGGCCGCCCAGTTCCCCGACAGCCATAGCCAGCAGGCCATGCAACCAGGCCCCTCAACTGCCACCACCGCGCAACCCCTGTTGCTGCCGGAGGCCGGACAACCGATTCGCCGCATTGGCCAGGGCACGGATTTTGTCAGCTGCGGCTGGGTATTCCACCGCGACGAGGTATTCGACTATGACCGCCTCGAAGTCGTGCTCAATGGCCTCGAAGGTGCGCTGCGCGTCAAGGGCGCCTTTCGAATCGGCTATGTCTGGGTGTTTTATAACCGCGTGCTCGAGCAGCATGATATTGACAAGATCGCCTGGCGGCGTGACTCCCGCGTGGAAATCATCGCCCGCGAAGCACTCGACTGGGATCTGATCGAGCGGCAGCTGCAACGCTGTATAGAGCCCCGCTGA
- a CDS encoding nitrate reductase translates to MKNKPESSTLTTCPYCGVGCGVEARVSDNRLIAVSGDASHPANNGRLCVKGSALHETAGPEGRLLYPQIQGQRVSWDSALDKVADTFARLIDQHGPDSVAFYLSGQILTEDYYVANKLMKGFIGSANVDTNSRLCMSSAVAGQKRAFGSDTVPACYDDLDEADLVILVGSNAAWAHPILYQRLARAKQARPDMQVVVLDPRRTATCDLADRHLALKPGSDAFLFNGLLSYLAQNDALDDDYIAQHCEGFDAALTQAQQQCPDLMTTAAYCGLEPADVQWLFEHFARTERSLTFYSQGINQSSSGTDKANAIINCHLATGRVGKPGASPFSITGQPNAMGGREVGGLANQLAAHMEFDNPTHLETVADFWQAPKMAQAPGLKAVDLFQAIERGDVKAVWIIGTNPAVSLPDSAQVRRALQQCELVVVSDCVEQTDTTALADVLLPATTWAEKNGTVTNSERRISRQRGFLQAPGEARHDWQIVCDVAARLGFGDAFAYRHPADIFQEHARLSGYRNQGSRDFDISALADLTRNQYDALAPIQWPVTDTSPEGTARMFADGHFFTASGRARLLPIDARMPANPCRDGDFVLNTGRSRDQWHTMTRTARSPRLLDHCDEPYIEISERDAQQQRIHSGDLVSLSALNAEYIGRARVTPNQQPGSLFAPIHWNDRYASHGAVDALVAAVTDPVSGQPELKQSPVRMQGLRPRWQGMLLSLDAIETPASDYWSRVTLEQGERYALAGFNDRPDWSDWVKSWLPASTDLIELLDSHANHYRAAAFRDGRLLWVFIASCDAELPPPAWLSTQLGRSLTTKERMQLLSGRASEGAPDQGAIICSCFQVGEKRIRQAMKAGANSVESLGKALSCGTNCGSCIPELKALIEHA, encoded by the coding sequence ATGAAGAACAAACCTGAGTCCAGCACCCTGACCACCTGCCCCTACTGCGGCGTCGGCTGTGGTGTCGAGGCGCGCGTTAGTGACAACCGCCTGATCGCGGTGAGCGGCGATGCATCGCACCCGGCCAACAACGGCCGTCTTTGCGTCAAGGGCTCGGCGCTGCATGAAACCGCAGGCCCCGAGGGCCGTCTGCTGTACCCGCAGATTCAGGGTCAGCGCGTCAGCTGGGACAGCGCGCTGGACAAGGTCGCCGATACCTTCGCCCGCCTGATCGATCAGCATGGCCCCGACTCGGTCGCCTTTTACCTGTCGGGCCAGATCCTGACCGAAGACTATTACGTCGCCAACAAGCTGATGAAAGGCTTTATCGGCAGCGCCAATGTCGATACCAACTCGCGCCTGTGCATGTCTTCGGCGGTCGCCGGGCAAAAGCGCGCCTTTGGCAGCGACACCGTACCCGCCTGCTACGACGACCTCGACGAGGCCGACCTGGTCATACTGGTGGGCTCCAATGCCGCCTGGGCCCACCCCATCCTGTATCAGCGCCTGGCAAGAGCCAAACAGGCCCGCCCGGACATGCAGGTCGTGGTACTGGATCCAAGACGTACCGCCACCTGTGACCTGGCCGACCGCCACCTGGCCCTCAAGCCCGGCAGTGATGCCTTTCTGTTCAACGGTCTGCTGAGCTACCTGGCGCAGAACGATGCGCTGGACGACGACTATATTGCGCAGCACTGCGAAGGCTTTGACGCCGCCCTGACCCAGGCCCAGCAGCAGTGCCCGGACCTGATGACCACCGCGGCCTACTGCGGTCTTGAGCCTGCGGACGTGCAGTGGCTGTTCGAGCATTTCGCCCGCACCGAGCGCAGCCTGACGTTTTACTCCCAGGGCATCAACCAGTCGTCCTCCGGCACCGACAAGGCCAACGCCATCATCAACTGTCACCTGGCCACAGGGCGTGTCGGCAAGCCCGGCGCCAGCCCGTTTTCCATTACCGGCCAGCCCAACGCCATGGGCGGGCGCGAAGTCGGCGGCCTGGCCAACCAGCTGGCGGCCCATATGGAGTTCGACAACCCGACTCACCTGGAAACAGTGGCCGACTTCTGGCAAGCCCCCAAAATGGCGCAGGCGCCTGGCCTCAAGGCCGTGGATCTGTTTCAGGCAATTGAGCGCGGCGACGTCAAGGCCGTCTGGATCATTGGCACCAACCCGGCGGTGAGCCTGCCGGACTCGGCCCAGGTACGCCGCGCCCTGCAGCAGTGCGAACTGGTGGTGGTCAGTGACTGTGTCGAGCAGACCGACACCACGGCCCTGGCCGACGTGCTGCTGCCGGCCACCACCTGGGCCGAGAAAAACGGCACCGTCACCAATTCGGAACGCCGCATCTCGCGCCAGCGCGGCTTCTTGCAGGCTCCTGGCGAGGCTCGCCACGACTGGCAGATCGTCTGCGATGTCGCCGCACGCCTGGGCTTCGGTGACGCTTTCGCGTACCGGCACCCGGCGGACATCTTTCAGGAACACGCCCGCCTGTCGGGCTATCGCAACCAGGGCAGCCGGGATTTTGATATCTCCGCCCTGGCCGACCTGACCCGCAACCAGTACGACGCCCTGGCACCCATCCAGTGGCCCGTCACCGATACCTCCCCCGAAGGCACGGCGCGCATGTTCGCAGACGGCCACTTCTTTACAGCCTCGGGCCGCGCCCGCCTGCTGCCTATAGATGCCCGCATGCCAGCCAATCCCTGCCGGGACGGTGACTTCGTACTCAATACCGGGCGCAGCCGGGATCAGTGGCATACCATGACCCGCACCGCCCGCAGCCCGCGTCTGCTGGACCACTGCGACGAACCCTACATCGAAATCAGTGAACGGGATGCACAACAGCAGCGCATTCACAGCGGTGACCTGGTCAGCCTTTCAGCCCTCAATGCTGAATATATCGGGCGCGCTCGGGTGACCCCGAATCAGCAACCAGGATCACTGTTTGCCCCCATCCACTGGAATGATCGCTATGCATCCCACGGCGCTGTCGATGCCCTGGTGGCCGCCGTCACGGATCCGGTCTCCGGGCAACCCGAGCTGAAACAGAGTCCGGTGCGCATGCAGGGCCTGCGCCCGCGCTGGCAGGGGATGCTGCTGAGCCTGGACGCCATTGAGACGCCCGCCAGTGACTACTGGAGCCGTGTCACGCTGGAGCAGGGGGAACGCTATGCGCTGGCGGGGTTCAATGACAGACCGGACTGGTCGGACTGGGTCAAAAGCTGGCTACCTGCCAGCACCGACCTGATCGAGCTGCTGGACAGCCACGCCAACCACTATCGCGCCGCCGCCTTTAGGGACGGCCGCCTGTTATGGGTGTTTATTGCCAGTTGCGACGCTGAACTGCCGCCGCCTGCCTGGCTGTCGACCCAGCTGGGACGCAGCCTCACGACCAAGGAACGCATGCAATTACTGTCGGGCCGCGCCAGCGAAGGCGCACCGGATCAGGGGGCAATCATCTGTTCCTGTTTCCAGGTGGGGGAAAAGCGCATTCGTCAGGCGATGAAGGCGGGTGCCAACTCGGTCGAGTCCCTGGGCAAGGCGCTGAGCTGCGGCACCAACTGTGGCTCCTGCATTCCCGAGCTCAAGGCGCTGATCGAACATGCCTGA
- the nirD gene encoding nitrite reductase small subunit NirD, translating to MTTNTKLISLCSKADLVPNSGVCALVDGRQVALFYLPDDEQVYAIDNHDPFGQANVLSRGIVGSIADVPVVASPLYKQRFSLIDGQCFEDETVKLATWQVSLRDDVLLIDPTPR from the coding sequence ATGACCACCAACACAAAACTGATTTCCCTGTGCAGCAAAGCCGACCTGGTCCCCAACAGCGGCGTCTGCGCCCTGGTGGACGGCCGCCAGGTGGCACTCTTCTACCTGCCGGACGACGAACAGGTCTACGCCATCGACAATCACGACCCCTTCGGCCAGGCCAATGTATTGTCCCGCGGCATCGTCGGCTCCATCGCCGATGTGCCTGTGGTCGCCTCGCCGCTGTACAAGCAGCGCTTCAGCCTGATCGACGGCCAGTGCTTCGAGGACGAGACAGTGAAACTCGCCACCTGGCAGGTAAGCCTGCGGGATGACGTACTGCTGATCGACCCGACGCCCCGTTAA
- a CDS encoding DMT family transporter translates to MANVRLKANLLLLLVAAIWGLAFVAQRLGMDHLGPFGFNAARFLLGALSLLPLTLIFRARAGQGEWRPLLRGGLAAGSLLFCGASLQQAGLLYTTAGNAGFITGLYIVLVPIAARLMGQPVSRAIWVGASLALVGLYFLSINAAMVINRGDLLELIGAAFWAGHVLIIGRLAPHLDGLRLSIIQFLICALLCLGVALIYEQDSFTLANLKAAWQPIAYAGLLSVGVAYTLQVYAQKHAPAAHAAIIMSLEAVFAAFGGWLLLNEELTGRALAGCALMLAGMLLAQLPSGRART, encoded by the coding sequence ATGGCCAATGTGCGACTTAAAGCCAATCTGTTGTTGCTGCTGGTAGCCGCAATCTGGGGGCTCGCCTTTGTCGCCCAGCGCCTTGGCATGGATCACCTGGGGCCCTTTGGCTTTAATGCCGCACGATTTTTGCTCGGCGCCCTTTCACTGCTGCCCCTGACGCTCATATTCCGCGCCCGCGCAGGCCAAGGCGAGTGGCGCCCGCTATTGCGCGGCGGCCTGGCCGCCGGCAGCCTGCTTTTTTGTGGTGCATCCCTGCAACAGGCTGGCCTGCTCTACACCACCGCCGGCAATGCGGGCTTTATCACCGGCCTCTATATAGTGCTGGTGCCAATTGCGGCCCGGCTGATGGGACAACCGGTAAGCCGTGCTATCTGGGTCGGCGCCTCCCTGGCACTGGTGGGGCTTTACTTCCTCAGTATCAACGCTGCCATGGTTATCAACCGGGGCGACCTGCTGGAGCTCATAGGTGCAGCGTTCTGGGCCGGCCACGTACTGATCATAGGCCGCCTGGCGCCTCACCTGGACGGCTTGCGCCTGTCGATCATTCAGTTTCTGATCTGTGCGCTGCTCTGTCTTGGCGTGGCATTGATCTATGAACAAGACAGCTTTACCCTCGCCAATCTGAAGGCCGCCTGGCAGCCCATCGCCTACGCAGGCTTGCTGTCGGTTGGGGTCGCCTATACCCTGCAGGTCTATGCGCAAAAGCATGCTCCCGCCGCCCACGCCGCCATCATCATGAGTCTGGAAGCGGTATTCGCCGCCTTCGGTGGCTGGCTGCTGCTCAATGAGGAACTGACCGGCCGCGCTCTGGCGGGCTGCGCCCTGATGCTCGCCGGTATGCTGCTTGCGCAGCTACCATCAGGCCGCGCCAGAACCTGA